Proteins encoded in a region of the Streptomyces akebiae genome:
- a CDS encoding phage distal tail protein — protein MATITQEWQVDFAGVLMGPGTPYPISEITGLGTPEVRAQDVELPTEDGSFPGVDYYSPRTVTIEAGIRTPGDPKAAADALAALDQAAADPAVRKTAGALQTLRLLWPGRGSAKQLYGRVRRVEAVSMAQAVYGWIPVTLEFAATDPRWHGELEQQTTIPLARDDDEEGFTAPVTAPITTGVANPAERPGWVTNAGDLPTWPSLKIKGPVVNPRIWITETGRVLDLSLTIGENDTLQIETRPGTRWVLRNGANAAYALSAASRLDLFQIPPGTSEVRWTGADYTNSTRLAVSWRDAYTAL, from the coding sequence ATGGCCACGATCACCCAGGAGTGGCAAGTCGACTTCGCCGGTGTCCTCATGGGCCCCGGAACGCCGTACCCGATCAGCGAGATCACGGGACTGGGCACACCCGAAGTCCGGGCCCAGGATGTCGAGTTGCCCACAGAGGACGGCTCATTCCCCGGCGTGGACTACTACAGCCCTCGCACGGTGACGATCGAGGCTGGCATCAGGACGCCGGGTGACCCAAAGGCCGCTGCCGACGCGCTCGCCGCACTCGACCAGGCCGCCGCCGACCCGGCCGTGCGGAAGACAGCGGGTGCCTTGCAGACACTACGGCTGCTGTGGCCTGGGCGTGGCAGTGCCAAGCAGCTCTACGGCAGGGTCCGCCGAGTCGAGGCCGTGTCCATGGCACAGGCCGTCTACGGGTGGATCCCCGTGACCCTGGAGTTCGCGGCCACCGACCCGCGCTGGCATGGAGAGCTGGAACAGCAGACCACGATTCCTCTGGCGCGCGACGACGACGAAGAAGGCTTCACCGCTCCCGTGACCGCGCCCATCACGACCGGCGTGGCAAACCCCGCAGAGCGGCCCGGCTGGGTCACCAACGCCGGGGACCTTCCCACCTGGCCCTCCCTGAAGATCAAGGGCCCGGTTGTGAACCCTCGCATCTGGATCACCGAGACAGGTCGCGTCCTCGACCTGTCGCTGACCATCGGTGAGAACGACACCCTCCAGATTGAAACGCGCCCTGGTACGCGCTGGGTGCTGCGCAACGGCGCCAACGCTGCCTACGCCCTGTCTGCTGCGTCCCGCCTTGACCTGTTCCAGATCCCTCCCGGAACGAGCGAAGTCCGCTGGACCGGCGCGGACTACACCAACTCCACCCGTCTCGCGGTGTCGTGGCGCGACGCCTACACCGCCCTGTAA